AGCATATCGGCTTCGAGGAGGGTTAGATGGGCATTGTACAAAGCAGCGTTGGTTCTTGTCACTTCCAAGGCTCCGGTTGATTTATCGAGAGCAAAAACTTCAGAATTTGGGATCTCCAGCTTTAAAGTGAGTGCAATACATCCACTTCCACAGCCAATATCCAGGATAGTTGGGTTGGAAGAGGTATTTTCCTTTAGGATCAATTCTACTAATTCCTCTGTTTCGGGTCTGTGTATTAATGTAGAAGGATCAACCTTTAATTTCCTTCCATAAAACCAGGCCAAACCTAAAACATACTGCACGGGTTCGTGGGTTAATAAACGCTTGGAAGCTGTTTCCCACCAGTGCAATTGTGCTATATCCAGGGTTGGATTTGAGCGGACTAAAGGTTTGCCAAAATGTTCTTCGGCGAGGTATTGTGCGATGTTATTGGCTTCCCGAGCACCGTAAATTGGCGTTAGTTGTTGTGATAATTGCTTGATCAAATCGTTTAGCATTGTTGTAAAGGTAAAAAGGAACGCGGATGCCAGATAGTGATGGAAAGGATTTAATCTGCCCTGATCTGTCGCGATAAAAATCAAGTCCAATAAAATTTGTACAAAACACAACCTAAGATGTAAAATGCATGTTTTGATTGGTTATCAATACAAATAATATTTTTTTTTACAATACGTTAAAGTTTAATATATTTGATTATAATTTAATATATAAAAATAAAAATTATGAAAATGGAAATCAAAGAAAATCCAATGTTACAAAATTTGCCACCGCAATTAAAAATTGCTCAGGAAGCAATTAACAATCCTGAAGTACAGGAAATGATTAAAAAATTAGCACAATTTAATCTTGGAGTGTTTATGCCGCATCAACATAATCAAACTACCGGTGATTTTGAACTGCTGGAAGATGGCATGATGCAAATGGAAAACGATCTTGAAGTTAGTTTTGTGCCGATCAACAATACCGATCCCAACACATTTCTACCGGTTGGATGGGTATGGAAGTTTGACGGGCTAAATGAATCTGCTGCGTGTACATTTGGTTGTCATAATGTAATATCTCCCACTACTGGTGCAGCAGTGCATATCAAGCAACATAAATAACAATTTACGCCATTTTATAAAAATTACCTATAAATGCCAACTACAGTTTTAATTGTAGTTGGCATTTTTATTTAATATTAATGGAACGCGGATTAAACGGTTTTGATCTGTTTAATCTGTTTAATCTGGAAACCTACATTTTTTGGGGAGCAGAGATCAATGAATTTTTATTTTTAGGCATTCAAAGGGTCTTTTATACTTTTAATAATCAAAATCCAGCTCCGAGTAATTAATTACAGTTACATCAGTTTTGCCACCTTTTGTTTGACCAAAAGGTGGCGCCAAAAGTCAAGGGCTACATCATGCGGCTGTGTGTCCCTAATGCTTGCCAACCGGAGCGAAAAACGAATAAAAAATAAGTTCTATGCTTAAAATATAAAGTTTTCAAAAAGGTGGCGCTGATTTTCGCTCAAATTCTGCTATCATTGGAGCACTTACAATGCTGTGGCGGTGCATAAGGGACATTAAAGCCACCTGCTGATGCCCGCTGTCAGCTCCGTAAACTTTTATGGAAGATCAATAATCCCTATTGTAGATGGAGTGTTTAGTTATGACCGAAATCAAACCAAATTAATTAACACGGACTTCTATTATGAAGTATCTAACTCCCCAACTTTTAATACTGACCCGTTTAATCCCTTAATCCGTTTACCTTTTTATCTTTGCGCATTGGAAAAGTACATGCAATATTGCTTAGGTTTAGCATCAAGAGGATCGGGATTTGTGGCACCGAATCCCATGGTGGGTGCTTTGGTGGTTGCTGAAGGCAGTATAATAGGGGAGGGTTGGCATCAGGAATTTGGCGCGGCGCATGCGGAAGTTAATGCGCTGAATAACGTTAAACCGGAAAATGTACATTTGCTTTCGGAAGCTACTTTGTTCGTTACACTCGAGCCATGTAACCATTTTGGAAAAACACCTCCATGCACCGAAAAAATTATTAATAGCGGAATTAAAAAAGTGGTGGTTGGCACCTTAGATCCTAATCCGCTCGTTTCCGGTAAAGGTATTGCGAGATTAAAAGAAAATGGCATAGAGGTAATAGTTGGTTTACTCGAAAAAGATTGTCGCGACCTCAACAAATTCTTTTTCTGTTTTCACGAAAAAAAACGTCCTTATATTACCCTAAAATGGGCGCAGAGCAGTGATGGATTTATTGCAGGGGAAAATAATACTCCTGTGCATTTTACGAACTCCTATTCCGATCATCTGGTGCAAAAAATGCGGGCGGTACATATGGCAATATTTGTTGGTGGGAGAACGGTATTATCAGATGATCCCAAACTGACAAACAGATCGGGAAGTGGTAAAAATCCATTGAGAATTTCTCTGGATACACAAAATGATTTCCCCCCAAATTTTTCTATTTTTAATTCTGAAGCGGAAAGTATTATTTTTAATTTTGAGAAAAATGAGATAAGAGGGAATGTTGAATTTATTAAAATTGAAAGGGGAGAAAATACTTTCGGGCAAATAATGAATTTTTTATTTGAAAAAAAGATAAACAGTATTCTTGTGGAAGGCGGATCAAACACTATTGATCAATTGATCAAATCAAATTTGTGGGATGAAATGAAAATATTTAATACACCAAAAATATTATCCGCAGGGATTATTGCTCCTGCCCCAGCCGGCAAGGAGATCAGCACAGAAAAAATATATGATAATACCTTAATTACACGACATAACGCATGATCTATCTTCTGCTCAGCATATTTACCAGCACTTGCATATTTATTATGTTCAAACTGATAGCAAAAAATCAGGTGAATATTTTGCAGGCAATTGTGGTTAATTATACGGTCTGTGTAATTATTGGATTATTTGTGCAGGGAAATGTTCCCCCACTAAATGAAATTATTTATAACCAATGGTTTACACACGCATTAATGATCGGAGGATTATTTATCAGTGTGTTTTATTTAACTGCACTTACGGTAAAATATTCGGGAGTTGCAGTTGCTTCCATAGCAAATAAA
The genomic region above belongs to Bacteroidota bacterium and contains:
- the prmC gene encoding peptide chain release factor N(5)-glutamine methyltransferase is translated as MDLIFIATDQGRLNPFHHYLASAFLFTFTTMLNDLIKQLSQQLTPIYGAREANNIAQYLAEEHFGKPLVRSNPTLDIAQLHWWETASKRLLTHEPVQYVLGLAWFYGRKLKVDPSTLIHRPETEELVELILKENTSSNPTILDIGCGSGCIALTLKLEIPNSEVFALDKSTGALEVTRTNAALYNAHLTLLEADMLNQEPWEAQLPQFDIIVSNPPYIDPEDKKTMENNVLMFEPMSALFAEHADPLVFYREISHFAAKKLKPGGKLYFEIPHNKAETIEEIVKSYGFVEIRILQDMQGNDRMLTAIFPH
- the ribD gene encoding bifunctional diaminohydroxyphosphoribosylaminopyrimidine deaminase/5-amino-6-(5-phosphoribosylamino)uracil reductase RibD; amino-acid sequence: MQYCLGLASRGSGFVAPNPMVGALVVAEGSIIGEGWHQEFGAAHAEVNALNNVKPENVHLLSEATLFVTLEPCNHFGKTPPCTEKIINSGIKKVVVGTLDPNPLVSGKGIARLKENGIEVIVGLLEKDCRDLNKFFFCFHEKKRPYITLKWAQSSDGFIAGENNTPVHFTNSYSDHLVQKMRAVHMAIFVGGRTVLSDDPKLTNRSGSGKNPLRISLDTQNDFPPNFSIFNSEAESIIFNFEKNEIRGNVEFIKIERGENTFGQIMNFLFEKKINSILVEGGSNTIDQLIKSNLWDEMKIFNTPKILSAGIIAPAPAGKEISTEKIYDNTLITRHNA